A single window of Butyricicoccus intestinisimiae DNA harbors:
- a CDS encoding ATP-grasp fold amidoligase family protein, translating into MSKVDKNKIWSSAFFKLKKTGVLNLLPDTLYLKFMFRATLQRKLDLKNPTTFNEKLQWLKIHDRKDIYTTIVDKYEVKKYIAKKIGANYIIPTLGIWSSFDEINFDELPNQFVLKCTHDSGGLVICNDKSKLDIEKAKEKIEKSLKSNFYWLGREWPYKNVKPRIIAEQYMADNLRDYKLFCFNGTPRMTLVCSERFTEDGLKEDFYDEAWNHLSIQRPAHSNAILPIQRPKQYELMRRLAAKLSEKMSFARIDFYEINEKVYFGEITFYPASGFEGFRPEEWDLKLGEWIELPGGKKAEF; encoded by the coding sequence ATGAGCAAAGTAGATAAAAACAAAATATGGTCGTCAGCCTTTTTCAAATTAAAAAAAACGGGCGTTTTAAATTTGTTGCCAGATACTTTATATTTAAAATTTATGTTTAGAGCTACACTGCAAAGAAAACTGGACCTAAAAAATCCAACAACATTTAACGAGAAGTTGCAGTGGTTGAAAATTCACGACCGAAAAGACATCTATACAACAATTGTTGATAAGTATGAAGTAAAGAAGTATATTGCAAAAAAAATTGGAGCAAACTATATAATCCCTACATTGGGAATTTGGAGTAGTTTTGATGAAATTAATTTCGATGAATTACCGAACCAATTTGTTTTGAAATGTACACATGACAGTGGAGGATTGGTTATTTGCAATGATAAATCCAAATTAGATATTGAAAAAGCAAAGGAAAAAATTGAAAAAAGTTTAAAAAGTAATTTTTATTGGTTAGGTAGAGAGTGGCCATATAAGAATGTTAAACCAAGAATTATAGCTGAACAATACATGGCTGATAATCTTCGGGATTACAAACTTTTTTGCTTTAACGGTACACCCCGTATGACTCTTGTGTGTAGCGAACGTTTCACAGAGGATGGTTTAAAAGAGGATTTCTATGATGAGGCATGGAATCATCTGAGTATACAGAGACCTGCACATAGTAATGCCATTTTACCAATCCAGCGCCCGAAACAGTATGAACTGATGAGAAGGTTGGCTGCAAAACTATCTGAAAAGATGTCTTTTGCCAGAATCGATTTCTATGAAATTAATGAAAAGGTTTATTTTGGTGAGATTACATTCTATCCTGCAAGTGGATTTGAAGGATTTAGACCAGAAGAGTGGGATTTGAAGCTCGGAGAATGGATTGAATTACCGGGGGGGAAGAAGGCTGAATTCTGA
- a CDS encoding ATP-grasp fold amidoligase family protein: MNKKALIDYKIFCFNGEIDSVMVCTGREKGHPDFYFYDRNWNRLYYQHENLEKQESIPRPSCFDEMLSLASILCKGFTHIRVDLFEVDGNIYFGELTFFDSSGFDTEISYKTDLMWGSKMKLLI; encoded by the coding sequence ATGAACAAGAAAGCACTTATTGATTATAAGATATTTTGCTTTAATGGTGAAATTGATTCTGTAATGGTTTGTACTGGAAGAGAAAAAGGTCATCCGGATTTCTATTTTTATGACAGAAACTGGAATCGACTTTATTATCAACATGAAAATTTAGAAAAACAGGAGTCTATTCCGAGACCTTCTTGTTTTGATGAGATGTTGAGTCTGGCAAGTATTTTATGCAAAGGATTTACTCACATCCGAGTTGATTTGTTTGAAGTAGATGGTAACATTTATTTTGGTGAATTAACTTTCTTTGATAGCAGTGGTTTTGATACAGAAATTTCTTATAAGACGGATTTGATGTGGGGATCAAAAATGAAATTGTTGATTTAA
- a CDS encoding IS3 family transposase, giving the protein MELTTRVNLVQNLLKTKELPVKTGAALLDINRTSVYYKGTPISQEELDCKSIIDRLHTDNPAWGARQLSAQLKKRGHQVGRRKTRRYMNEMGIDPIYPKMNLSKRMQQAKVCPYLLRNAVIDRPNQAWSIDITYIPIKRGFLYLTAVIDWYSRCIVGWEVDDTLDTRMVITALKKAFIVAKPVILNSDQGCQFTSNEYMNFLKENQIRQSMDGKSRWADNIMIERWFRSFKYEEAYLTQYNNIREARKAIGKYVHTYNFELCHSALNNQTPASCYYPILLLDDHAA; this is encoded by the coding sequence TTGGAGCTGACTACGAGAGTAAATTTAGTCCAAAACCTTTTGAAGACTAAAGAACTTCCAGTTAAAACAGGAGCTGCGCTTCTTGATATCAATCGTACCAGTGTTTATTACAAGGGCACGCCCATATCTCAGGAGGAGTTAGATTGCAAATCGATCATAGATCGATTACACACGGATAACCCGGCCTGGGGAGCACGACAACTGTCTGCTCAACTGAAGAAGCGTGGGCATCAGGTTGGCCGCCGGAAAACGCGCCGTTATATGAATGAAATGGGGATTGATCCAATTTATCCAAAAATGAACCTTTCTAAACGTATGCAACAGGCTAAAGTCTGCCCGTATCTGCTACGTAACGCCGTTATCGACCGTCCAAATCAGGCATGGTCAATCGACATTACATACATCCCCATTAAGCGTGGATTCCTGTATCTGACCGCTGTGATTGACTGGTACAGCCGCTGTATCGTTGGCTGGGAAGTCGATGATACTCTGGATACCAGAATGGTCATAACTGCGTTAAAAAAGGCGTTTATAGTGGCAAAACCTGTTATCCTGAATTCAGATCAGGGCTGTCAGTTTACAAGCAATGAGTACATGAATTTCCTCAAAGAGAACCAGATCCGTCAAAGCATGGATGGTAAAAGCCGGTGGGCTGACAATATCATGATTGAACGATGGTTCCGAAGCTTCAAGTACGAGGAAGCATATCTGACCCAATATAACAATATCAGAGAAGCACGGAAGGCAATCGGTAAATATGTGCACACTTACAACTTTGAACTTTGTCATTCTGCACTCAATAATCAGACACCTGCATCCTGCTATTATCCGATTCTGTTACTGGATGATCATGCAGCCTAA
- a CDS encoding transposase — protein MSRTRRNFSAKFKSELVIELLKGEKDLNTIATENNIQPNLLRNWKKEFLDKASVVFDDTREDNLKEKLALERKEKAEYAKKVGQLTMQVDWLKKKI, from the coding sequence ATGTCTCGAACAAGAAGAAATTTCTCCGCCAAATTCAAATCAGAATTAGTGATTGAACTGCTCAAAGGAGAAAAAGACTTAAATACAATCGCAACCGAAAACAATATTCAGCCGAATCTTCTCCGCAACTGGAAGAAGGAGTTCCTCGATAAAGCATCTGTGGTTTTTGATGACACACGAGAGGATAACCTGAAAGAAAAGCTCGCTTTAGAGCGCAAGGAAAAAGCTGAATATGCGAAAAAAGTTGGCCAGCTCACCATGCAGGTGGATTGGTTGAAAAAAAAAATCTGA
- the gloA2 gene encoding SMU1112c/YaeR family gloxylase I-like metalloprotein produces the protein MNLSKIHHIAIIVSDYEAAKDFYVNKLGFSVIRENYRSERRDWKLDLRVNELTELEIFAEENPPKRVNRPEACGLRHLAFCVDSVEQTVKDLTEVGIECEPIRVDDYTGKKMTFFHDPDGLPLELHE, from the coding sequence ATGAACTTATCAAAAATACATCATATTGCAATCATCGTATCTGACTACGAAGCTGCTAAGGATTTCTATGTGAACAAGCTGGGATTCTCTGTCATCAGAGAAAACTACCGCTCGGAGCGCAGGGATTGGAAGTTGGATCTTCGTGTCAATGAACTTACGGAGTTGGAGATTTTCGCTGAGGAAAACCCTCCGAAGCGTGTGAATCGCCCGGAAGCATGTGGGCTGCGTCATCTTGCTTTCTGTGTTGATAGCGTTGAGCAGACTGTGAAAGATCTGACAGAGGTTGGAATTGAATGTGAGCCAATTCGTGTTGACGATTATACAGGCAAGAAGATGACTTTCTTCCATGACCCGGATGGATTGCCGCTGGAGCTGCATGAGTAA
- a CDS encoding DUF6219 family protein, which translates to MKAHKYWSLGALACMAGCFYTGCKKLMQAHKYFACGSLVCMGMAIYSGHKIAPKKKKAEKAEK; encoded by the coding sequence ATGAAAGCACATAAATATTGGTCACTCGGCGCACTTGCCTGCATGGCAGGATGCTTCTACACAGGCTGCAAGAAACTGATGCAGGCTCACAAGTATTTCGCTTGCGGCTCTCTGGTCTGCATGGGCATGGCAATCTACTCTGGTCATAAAATCGCGCCGAAGAAGAAAAAAGCTGAAAAGGCTGAAAAATAA
- a CDS encoding BCCT family transporter, whose amino-acid sequence MLPLHVAVSRTVINIIILLITCAVYTYSLLHGFKGISKLANICIYMFFGLIAFVLLFGGETRYIIETGFSSLGRMIQNFVDLSTFTDPLRTSNFPQNWTIYYWAYWMVWCVAAPFFIGSISRGRTVRQTILGGYIFGVGSTLTSFIVLGNYSMGMQVTGKADFIAQYLENGDLYGMIVSIIKTMPGAPVIMVVVLLTMIAFYATSFDSIALTASCYSYHTLKDDEQPNKGIQLMWCILLILLPIALLFAESSMNNLQSVSIVAAFPIGAVIVMIAVSFMKDAKKYMEELGNNK is encoded by the coding sequence GTGCTACCGCTCCATGTTGCTGTTAGCCGTACTGTAATCAATATTATTATTCTTCTGATTACCTGTGCTGTATATACATATTCCTTGCTACATGGATTTAAGGGAATCAGCAAGCTGGCAAATATTTGTATTTATATGTTCTTTGGTCTGATTGCTTTTGTGCTGCTGTTTGGTGGAGAAACACGGTATATTATTGAAACTGGTTTTTCTTCTCTTGGCCGGATGATACAGAACTTTGTTGATCTGTCTACGTTCACTGACCCGCTTCGCACATCGAATTTCCCGCAGAATTGGACGATCTACTATTGGGCTTACTGGATGGTTTGGTGTGTGGCTGCGCCGTTCTTTATCGGCAGCATTTCTCGCGGTAGAACAGTACGTCAGACAATTCTTGGTGGTTACATATTTGGTGTTGGTTCTACATTGACAAGTTTTATTGTACTTGGGAACTATTCTATGGGAATGCAGGTCACTGGAAAGGCTGACTTTATTGCGCAGTATCTGGAGAACGGAGATCTGTATGGCATGATTGTTTCTATCATCAAAACGATGCCGGGTGCACCTGTTATTATGGTAGTTGTCCTGCTAACGATGATTGCATTCTATGCAACTTCTTTTGACTCGATTGCTTTGACGGCATCTTGTTACAGCTATCACACATTGAAAGATGATGAGCAGCCGAATAAAGGCATTCAGTTGATGTGGTGTATTCTGCTTATTTTGCTTCCGATTGCTTTGCTGTTTGCAGAAAGCTCCATGAATAATCTTCAGTCAGTGAGTATTGTGGCGGCATTCCCGATTGGGGCGGTAATCGTGATGATTGCGGTCAGCTTTATGAAGGATGCTAAAAAATACATGGAAGAACTCGGCAACAATAAATAA